In Pangasianodon hypophthalmus isolate fPanHyp1 chromosome 3, fPanHyp1.pri, whole genome shotgun sequence, a single genomic region encodes these proteins:
- the LOC113539337 gene encoding uncharacterized protein LOC113539337 has translation MWEFWLLLLAGNFIAESWNLNINHLEVTYGQQLSITITSATQKIEFTSMNKLRSYIIWSRRIQPKKGQVIVSGEERRFIINSVTFDDQGNYTEWNFWDKVASVHVVKVLSKRRIQGCMPGKNLSISLDGLSKDDVKLQFSSKDFNLTLVERGLPVGNNHSGYWGRIQVTTKNIQVLIVDGSDVGKYTLTDRENNTVMIVTLNMAGCELKTTQLKLMHGEEFSIKLPIWFKKLEFSSVNEVQSVIWPSCAQNTRKYVKGSGFQRQFIISPVTFNDQGTYTQWNYRNKASSICKLEVVYADHVQDCVAGKNLSISLDGLSKDDVTLRFTNHEFNVTLAEHGTPVGNLHKHFSDRIKVTSSEILVLNIETSHMGSYTLTDREDRKVKVITPNFVSQPNPLLALLLLLCIPPCVCCCYGNMIYKKCTQKTTTTITTTTTTTVSAVKFENQSPLLASSPGHMSTEAPADSTLVQSPAPSTD, from the exons ATGTGGGAGTTTTGGCTTCTGCTCTTAGCTGGTAATTTTATAGCcg AGTCCTGGAACCTTAATATCAATCATCTAGAGGTGACATATGGCCAGCAGCTAAGTATCACGATAACAAGTGCGACTCAGAAAATAGAGTTTACATCTATGAATAAACTGCGGTCGTATATTATCTGGTCCAGACGTATCCAGCCCAAAAAGGGACAAGTGATAGTATCAGGGGAAGAAAGACGCTTCATAATTAATTCTGTCACATTTGATGACCAGGGAAACTACACAGAGTGGAACTTCTGGGATAAAGTGGCTTCAGTCCATGTAGTGAAGGTTCTCT CTAAAAGGCGTATCCAGGGTTGTATGCCTGGTAAAAATCTTAGCATTTCCCTGGATGGCCTTTCAAAGGATGACGTTAAACTACAGTTCTCCAGCAAAGATTTCAACCTCACTCTGGTGGAGCGTGGCTTGCCTGTGGGCAACAATCATTCTGGATATTGGGGACGAATTCAAGTAACTACCAAAAATATCCAAGTTCTTATTGTTGATGGTTCTGATGTGGGGaagtatacactcactgaccgtGAAAATAATACAGTCATGATCGTCACTCTGAACATGGCTG GCTGTGAACTTAAGACCACTCAACTGAAACTGATGCACGGCGAAGAGTTTAGTATCAAGCTGCCGATTTGGTTTAAGAAGCTGGAGTTTAGCTCAGTGAATGAAGTACAATCTGTTATCTGGCCCAGCTGTGCTCAGAACACAAGGAAATATGTTAAAGGATCAGGTTTTCAAAGGCAATTTATAATTAGTCCTGTAACATTTAATGATCAAGGAACCTACACACAGTGGAACTACAGGAACAAAGCGTCATCTATTTGTAAACTGGAGGTTGTCT ATGCAGACCATGTCCAGGATTGTGTAGCTGGTAAGAATCTCAGCATTTCACTGGATGGCCTTTCAAAAGACGATGTCACGCTGCGTTTCACCAACCACGAATTCAACGTCACTCTGGCGGAGCATGGTACCCCTGTGGGCAACTTACATAAACACTTCTCAGACAGGATCAAGGTGACTAGCAGCGAAATCCTGGTGCTCAACATTGAAACATCTCATATGGGCAGCTACACACTCACTGATCGTGAAGATCGCAAGGTCAAGGTCATTACCCCGAACTTTGTCT ctcaACCAAATCCTCTGCTAGCTCTGTTGCTGTTGCTTTGTATACCACCCTGTGTTTGCTGCTGCTATGGGAATATGATCTATAAAAAATGCACCCAAAagaccaccaccaccatcaccaccaccaccaccaccactgtgAGCGCAGTGAAGTTTGAAAACCAAAGTCCACTTCTTGCATCTTCACCAGGCCACATGAGCACTGAAGCTCCTGCAGACAGCACACTG gtgcagtctccAGCCCCAAGCACTGACTGA
- the LOC113539365 gene encoding uncharacterized protein LOC113539365, with amino-acid sequence MQGFWILLLAVHIMYSFAATTTTKTYHEKLMYGQQLSIRLPTGAENLEYVSADESQKNVLWSRFSITKRGIVIGRDDNRKFEILSVTFEDQGTYTVYNFWNKKISIHLLKVITKTGIQDCVAGETLSISLSGVSKNNATLHFSNDDFNLTLVERGSPVGNLHPEYMGRIQVTSNSIEVLNVNVSDVGNYTLRDRLNRKVKIISMRLVDHHEGVNAGPLMGLLMLLGIPPCIYCCCRKKICNKRSQHTTTTTTTTVMLDNQINPPGPPVDYANSTAIAGPTPVYTPGYPAVGTVHPPPNPTFPPQPPYSGYPATSPAMPPNPPFNPGYAPASGFPPAQPPQWSGAPYNQSAPAGFAPVMYNAPAGPEPVTGEITPMTPLLTPPQPEVAQPPAPYAGANVINSSDSAAQFNINMGKDSSSNFL; translated from the exons ATGCAAGGTTTCTGGATCCTGCTCTTAGCAGTTCATATTATGT aCTCCTTTGCTGCTACTACTACGACTAAGACCTATCATGAGAAACTGATGTACGGACAACAGCTTAGTATCAGGCTGCCGACTGGGGCTGAGAATTTGGAGTATGTCTCTGCGGATGAATCACAGAAGAATGTCCTTTGGTCCAGATTTTCCATAACTAAAAGGGGAATAGTAATCGGAAGAGATGATAACAGAAAATTTGAAATTCTTTCTGTCACATTTGAAGATCAGGGAACCTACACTGTGTATAACTTCTGGAACAAAAAGATTTCCATCCATTTATTGAAGGTTATCA CTAAAACAGGTATCCAGGACTGTGTGGCTGGTGAAACCTTAAGCATTTCACTGAGTGGTGTTTCGAAGAATAATGCCACACTACATTTTTCAAACGATGATTTCAACCTCACTCTGGTGGAGCGTGGCTCACCTGTGGGCAACTTACATCCTGAGTACATGGGACGGATCCAGGTGACTAGCAACAGCATTGAGGTGCTCAATGTCAATGTGTCAGATGTGGGCAACTACACACTCAGAGATCGTCTAAATCGCAAAGTCAAGATCATCTCTATGAGATTGGTTG atcATCATGAGGGAGTGAATGCAGGTCCTTTAATGGGTCTGCTGATGTTGCTTGGTATACCACCCTGTATCTACTGTTGCTGCAGAAAGAAGATCTGTAATAAGAGAAGccaacacaccaccaccaccaccaccaccactgtgATGTTAGACAACCAAATTAATCCACCTGGACCTCCAGTAGACTACGCCAACTCCACAGCTATTGCGGGCCCCACACCG GTCTATACTCCTGGTTACCCTGCTGTAGGTACTGTTCATCCTCCTCCTAATCCTACATTTCCTCCTCAACCACCCTACAGTGGATATCCTGCCACATCACCTGCTATGCCCCCTAACCCG CCCTTTAACCCCGGATACGCTCCTGCATCTGGGTTTCCTCCAGCTCAGCCTCCTCAATGGAGTGGTGCTCCCTACAACCAATCTGCTCCAGCT ggtTTTGCTCCAGTAATGTACAATGCTCCTGCTGGGCCTGAGCCAGTCACAGGGGAAATAACTCCTATGACTCCACTACTCACACCTCCACAGCCTGAG GTGGCACAGCCTCCAGCCCCATACGCTGGGGCTAATGTCATTAACTCCTCGGACTCTGCTGCCCAATTCAACATCAACATGGGAAAGGACTCAAGCTCCAACTTCCTGTAG
- the LOC113539349 gene encoding uncharacterized protein LOC113539349, translating into MQGFWILLLAVQITYSCATTVYHEERMYSEQLSIRLSMGAEKLQFTSVDETDHHVLWSRFSITKRGTVTGRDGNRKFVIRSLTFDDQGIYTVLNLWNRKMSIHLLKVTTKRSSQNCVAGETFRIPLGGLAKNDATLHFSNEDFNLTLVERGSPVGNLHPEYMGRIQVTSNSIEVLNVNVSDVGNYTLRDRLNRKVKIISMRLVDHHQGITAGPLTALLLLLGIPPCVCCCCRKKICKKNSQPTTNIPTVKFDNQVNPPGPPPAYINPAAPAGPPPVYTPGYPAVGESTVHPPPNPTFPPQPPYSGHPATSPAMPPNPEFNPEYSNQNPLYPPASSFPPAQPPQWSGAPSNQPAPAGFAPVMYNAPAGPEPVKREITPMTPLLTPPEPEVAQNPAPYSDTDDSSDTAAQFKINKENDSSSNIL; encoded by the exons ATGCAAGGTTTCTGGATCCTGCTCTTGGCTGTTCAAATTAcgt ACTCCTGTGCTACTACGGTATATCATGAAGAACGGATGTATAGCGAACAGCTGAGTATCAGGCTGTCCATGGGAGCTGAGAAATTGCAGTTTACCTCTGTGGATGAAACAGACCACCATGTCCTTTGGTCTAGATTTTCCATAACTAAAAGGGGAACAGTAACAGGAAGAGATGGTAACAGGAAATTTGTTATTCGTTCTCTCACATTTGATGATCAAGGCATCTACACCGTGCTGAACTTATGGAACAGAAAGATGTCCATTCATTTATTGAAGGTTACCA CTAAAAGGAGTTCCCAGAATTGTGTGGCTGGTGAAACATTTAGAATTCCACTCGGTGGCCTTGCGAAGAATGATGCCACACTACATTTTTCAAACGAAGATTTCAACCTCACTCTGGTGGAGCGTGGCTCACCTGTGGGCAACTTACATCCTGAGTACATGGGACGGATCCAGGTGACTAGCAACAGCATTGAGGTGCTCAATGTCAATGTGTCAGATGTGGGCAACTACACACTCAGAGATCGTCTGAATCGCAAAGTCAAGATCATCTCTATGAGATTGGTTG ATCATCATCAAGGGATTACTGCAGGTCCTCTGACAGCTCTGCTGCTGTTGCTCGGGATACCACCCTGTGTTTGCTGCTGCTGTAGAAAGAAGATTTGTAAAAAGAACAGCCAACCCACCACCAACATACCCACTGTGAAGTTCGACAACCAAGTTAATCCACCTGGACCTCCACCAGCCTACATCAATCCGGCAGCTCCTGCAGGCCCCCCACCA GTCTATACTCCTGGCTACCCTGCTGTAGGTGAGAGTACTGTTCATCCTCCGCCTAATCCTACATTTCCTCCTCAACCACCCTACAGCGGACATCCTGCCACATCACCTGCTATGCCCCCTAACCcg gaatttaACCCTGAATACAGCAACCAGAATCCCCTTTATCCTCCTGCATCCAGCTTTCCTCCGGCTCAGCCTCCTCAGTGGAGTGGTGCTCCCAGCAATCAACCTGCTCCAGCT ggtTTTGCTCCAGTGATGTACAATGCTCCTGCTGGCCCTGAGCCAGTCAAAAGGGAAATAACTCCCATGACTCCACTACTCACACCTCCAGAGCCTGAG GTGGCACAGAATCCTGCCCCGTACTCTGATACTGATGACTCCTCAGACACCGCCGCCCAATTCAAAATCAACAAGGAAAATGACTCAAGCTCCAACATCCTGTAG